The following DNA comes from Thermococcus piezophilus.
CGGAGCGGAGCTGGTGTTCGACATAGACGCGAAGGACTTACCCCTCAGAAGGTGCAATCATGAGCCTGGGAAAGTCTGCCCAATCTGTCTGGAGGATGCCAAAGAGCTGGCCAAAGACACTCTCATTATTCTCAAGGAAGACTTTGGATTTGAAGATGTGCACGTGGTCTACTCTGGAAGGGGATACCACCTCCGCGTTCTCGACGACTGGGCGCTCCAGCTTGACTCAAAGGCGAGGGAAAAGATTCTCTCGTACATATCGGCGGCAGAGGAAATAACGTTCGAAGACGTGCAGAGCAGAAAGGTAATGTTATCCTCGGGTTACTTTAGGGTCTTCCGCCTCCGTTTTGGGTACTTCATAAGGAGGATTAACGAGAACCATCTACTCAACATCGGTCTAAGAAAGGGGCAAGTTAGGAGGATAATCGAAAAAAGGGAGGAAATCTATGAGGGCTTCGTGAGAAAGGGACTCCTAACAGCTTTTCCGCAGGGGACGGGCTACAAAACCCTTATAAGGCTCTTCGCCCTCTCAAGCACGTTCTCAAAGGCATACTTCGACGGGCGCGTTACCGTTGACGTTAAGAGGATTTTGCGCCTTCCATCAAGCCTACACTCCAAGGTGGGACTAATAGCGACGTACATAGGCTCCGAGGAGAGGAAGCTGGAGAAGTTTAACCCCCTTCGCGACGCCGTCCCGGAGTTCAGAAGGGAAGAAGTCGATGAAGCCCACGAGGAGTGGATTGAACTCCACGGGGATGAGCTGTGAACGGGAGGATAAAAATCATAGTCTCAATGCTCATCTAGGGAAGTGTGGGCATTTTTGCACGCTTTTCCAACCTCTCAGGGTTAGGTGTGGCCTTCTTCAGGGTTTCCCT
Coding sequences within:
- the priS gene encoding DNA primase catalytic subunit PriS gives rise to the protein MAELFREVSKEERILYYHTEWDAKKLPEFIIETLENKEFGFDHTGEGPSDRKNVFMDIRDLEDYVKATAPYAIYSSVALYEEPKGMSGWLGAELVFDIDAKDLPLRRCNHEPGKVCPICLEDAKELAKDTLIILKEDFGFEDVHVVYSGRGYHLRVLDDWALQLDSKAREKILSYISAAEEITFEDVQSRKVMLSSGYFRVFRLRFGYFIRRINENHLLNIGLRKGQVRRIIEKREEIYEGFVRKGLLTAFPQGTGYKTLIRLFALSSTFSKAYFDGRVTVDVKRILRLPSSLHSKVGLIATYIGSEERKLEKFNPLRDAVPEFRREEVDEAHEEWIELHGDEL